One Thiohalobacter sp. DNA window includes the following coding sequences:
- the yidD gene encoding membrane protein insertion efficiency factor YidD, which translates to MRSLLIAVIRGYRYLLSPWLGASCRFHPTCSCYAITAIERFGALRGSWLALRRIGRCHPWHAGGIDPVPDKTPH; encoded by the coding sequence ATGCGAAGCCTCCTGATCGCCGTTATCCGCGGCTATCGCTACCTGCTCAGTCCCTGGCTGGGCGCGAGCTGCCGTTTTCATCCGACCTGTTCCTGCTATGCCATTACCGCCATAGAGCGTTTCGGCGCCCTGCGCGGGAGCTGGCTGGCCCTGCGCCGCATCGGCCGTTGCCATCCCTGGCATGCCGGCGGGATCGATCCCGTCCCCGACAAGACGCCCCACTGA
- the yidC gene encoding membrane protein insertase YidC translates to MDNTRLLLFIALSFTALLLWEAWQRDYGAAPQPVATEQAESPGAATTTGADVPSAAPAAAAVPETPSRQADTAPTVTVVTDVLEVHISTRGGDLREADLLDYPVSVDRPDEPVRLLEDTPGRFFVAQSGLRGSGSAEPTHYARYTAAASEYRLADGQQELVVPLEWVSPEGVRVIKRYRFSRGDHLVVVEHEVRNGSGEVWTGRQYRQLVRSKPTQSRGMIYTYTGGVIYSPEEKYEKYDFSDMADVPLSRDITNGWAAVIEHYFLAAWVPERGEPNHYYSKALPNDRYVLGLIGPDRSLAPGESTLFRSQLYVGPKIQSRLEQIAEGLELTVDYGALTILAKPIFWLLQKIHALIGNWGWSIILLTLLIKLAFYKPSEMSYKSMAQMRKLAPRLQALKERYGDDKQKLNQAMMDLYRTEKINPLGGCLPILVQIPVFIALYWVLLESVELRQAPFILWIQDLSTRDPYFVLPLIMGVTMFIQQKLNPAPLDPIQAKVMMALPVVFTVMFAFFPSGLVLYWVTNNVLSIAQQWVITRRVEAGGK, encoded by the coding sequence ATGGACAACACCCGCCTGCTGCTTTTCATTGCCCTGTCCTTCACCGCCCTGCTGCTCTGGGAGGCCTGGCAGCGCGACTACGGCGCCGCGCCGCAGCCCGTGGCGACCGAGCAGGCCGAGAGCCCCGGTGCCGCGACAACCACCGGCGCCGATGTCCCCAGTGCCGCGCCGGCCGCGGCCGCTGTCCCGGAAACCCCGTCACGGCAGGCCGATACCGCGCCCACCGTTACCGTGGTCACGGATGTGCTGGAGGTCCACATCAGTACCCGCGGCGGTGACCTGCGCGAGGCCGACCTGCTCGACTATCCGGTGAGTGTCGATCGGCCGGACGAGCCGGTGCGGCTGCTGGAGGATACGCCCGGCCGCTTCTTCGTCGCCCAGTCCGGCCTGCGCGGCAGCGGCAGTGCCGAGCCCACCCACTACGCCCGCTACACGGCTGCTGCCAGTGAATACCGCCTGGCCGACGGCCAGCAGGAACTGGTGGTGCCGCTGGAATGGGTATCGCCCGAAGGGGTGCGGGTGATCAAGCGCTATCGCTTCAGCCGCGGCGATCACCTGGTCGTGGTCGAGCACGAGGTGCGCAATGGCTCGGGGGAGGTCTGGACCGGACGCCAGTACCGTCAGCTGGTACGCAGCAAGCCCACCCAGTCCCGAGGCATGATCTATACCTACACCGGCGGCGTCATCTACAGCCCGGAGGAGAAATACGAAAAGTATGACTTCTCTGACATGGCCGATGTCCCCCTGTCGCGTGACATCACCAACGGCTGGGCTGCGGTCATCGAACATTATTTCCTGGCCGCCTGGGTACCCGAGCGGGGTGAGCCCAATCACTACTATTCCAAGGCGCTGCCCAACGACCGTTACGTACTCGGCCTCATCGGCCCCGACCGCAGCCTGGCGCCCGGCGAGTCGACCCTGTTCCGCAGCCAGCTCTATGTCGGGCCCAAGATCCAGTCCCGGCTGGAGCAGATCGCCGAGGGGCTGGAACTGACCGTCGACTATGGTGCGTTGACCATCCTCGCCAAGCCCATCTTCTGGCTGCTGCAGAAGATCCACGCCCTGATCGGCAACTGGGGCTGGTCCATCATTCTGCTGACCCTGCTCATCAAGCTGGCCTTCTACAAGCCCTCCGAGATGAGCTACAAGTCGATGGCGCAGATGCGCAAGCTGGCGCCGCGGCTGCAGGCGCTCAAGGAGCGTTACGGCGACGACAAGCAGAAGCTCAACCAGGCCATGATGGACCTGTACCGGACCGAGAAGATCAACCCGCTCGGGGGCTGCCTGCCGATCCTGGTGCAGATCCCGGTGTTCATCGCGCTGTACTGGGTGCTGCTGGAGAGCGTCGAACTGCGCCAGGCACCCTTCATTCTCTGGATCCAGGACCTGTCCACCAGGGACCCCTACTTCGTGCTGCCATTGATCATGGGCGTGACCATGTTCATCCAGCAGAAGCTCAATCCCGCGCCGCTGGATCCCATCCAGGCCAAGGTGATGATGGCGCTCCCGGTGGTGTTCACCGTGATGTTCGCCTTCTTTCCCTCGGGTCTGGTGCTGTACTGGGTGACCAACAACGTGCTGTCCATTGCCCAGCAGTGGGTCATCACCCGGCGCGTGGAGGCCGGCGGCAAATAG
- the mnmE gene encoding tRNA uridine-5-carboxymethylaminomethyl(34) synthesis GTPase MnmE, whose amino-acid sequence MTLDADTIAAIATPPGRGGVGIVRISGPRVPDIARALAGGLPSPRRASLQTFRDAAGQPIDQGLLLYFPGPASFTGEDVLELQGHGGPVVMDLLLARVLELGARLARPGEFSERAFLNGRMDLAQAEAVADLIDAASAAAARAAVRSLEGAFSEAVHGLNEQLIELRMYVEAAIDFPEEEIDFLADREVERRLQGLNDAFDSLLARARQGSLLREGMTLVIAGRPNAGKSSLLNALAGRDTAIVTDIPGTTRDLLTERIVLDGMPLTVIDTAGLRDSSDPVEREGVRRAWQAIAQADAILLVIDDSSGVDGEDQALVERLPQQVPLVRVYNKVDLTGRAPGEEEGGVLALSARTGAGLDALRARLKRCVDYAGETVDGFSARRRHLDALRRARDHFDAGRAALRVQRAGELLAEELRLAQNALAEITGEFTSDDLLGRIFSRFCIGK is encoded by the coding sequence ATGACCCTGGATGCCGATACCATCGCTGCCATCGCCACGCCACCGGGTCGCGGGGGCGTCGGCATCGTCCGCATCTCCGGCCCCCGCGTGCCCGACATCGCGCGTGCCCTCGCCGGCGGCCTGCCCTCACCCCGGCGCGCCAGCCTGCAGACTTTCCGCGACGCCGCGGGCCAGCCCATCGATCAGGGCTTGCTGCTGTACTTTCCCGGCCCGGCTTCCTTCACCGGCGAGGACGTGCTGGAACTCCAGGGCCATGGCGGACCGGTGGTTATGGATCTGCTGCTGGCGCGGGTACTGGAACTGGGTGCGCGGCTGGCCCGTCCCGGCGAATTCTCCGAGCGTGCCTTCCTCAACGGCCGCATGGACCTCGCCCAGGCCGAGGCCGTTGCCGACCTGATCGACGCCGCCAGTGCCGCCGCCGCGCGCGCCGCCGTGCGCTCCCTGGAAGGTGCCTTTTCCGAGGCCGTGCACGGACTCAATGAACAACTGATCGAGCTGCGCATGTACGTGGAGGCCGCCATCGACTTCCCGGAAGAGGAGATCGATTTCCTCGCCGACCGCGAAGTGGAAAGGCGCCTGCAGGGTCTGAATGATGCCTTCGACAGCCTGCTGGCACGCGCCCGCCAGGGCAGCCTGCTGCGGGAAGGCATGACCCTGGTGATCGCCGGCCGGCCCAATGCCGGCAAGTCCTCGCTGCTCAACGCGCTTGCCGGTCGTGACACCGCCATCGTCACCGACATCCCCGGCACCACCCGCGACCTGCTGACCGAACGCATCGTGCTCGACGGCATGCCGCTGACGGTGATCGATACCGCCGGCCTGCGTGACAGCAGCGACCCGGTCGAACGCGAAGGCGTTCGTCGCGCCTGGCAGGCCATTGCGCAGGCCGATGCCATCCTGCTGGTGATCGATGACAGCAGCGGCGTCGATGGCGAGGATCAGGCACTCGTCGAACGCCTGCCGCAGCAGGTCCCGCTCGTGCGTGTGTACAACAAGGTCGATCTCACCGGGCGCGCGCCGGGCGAGGAGGAAGGCGGCGTGCTCGCGCTGTCTGCGCGCACCGGCGCCGGGCTGGATGCCCTGCGTGCCCGGCTCAAGCGCTGCGTGGACTATGCCGGCGAGACGGTGGACGGCTTCAGTGCCCGCCGTCGCCATCTGGATGCCCTGCGGCGGGCGCGTGACCATTTCGATGCCGGCCGGGCGGCGCTGCGGGTGCAGCGCGCCGGCGAACTGCTGGCCGAGGAGCTGCGTCTGGCGCAGAACGCCCTGGCCGAGATCACCGGCGAGTTCACCAGTGACGACCTGCTCGGGCGTATCTTTTCGCGTTTCTGCATCGGCAAGTAG
- the slyD gene encoding peptidylprolyl isomerase, whose product MQVASDKVVSLHYTLKNPEGQTLDSSAGGEPLAYLHGAHNIIPGLENALEGKQAGDKLTVEVKPEEGYGLTDEALIQTVPREAFQGVDDIQPGMRFEAQSSHGPLMVTVTRVSDEGVTVDGNHPLAGMTLTFDVEIVDVRDATEEEKSHGHVHGAGGHDH is encoded by the coding sequence ATGCAAGTAGCATCCGACAAGGTGGTTTCCCTCCACTACACCCTGAAGAACCCGGAAGGGCAGACCCTCGACAGCTCCGCAGGCGGCGAGCCGCTGGCCTATCTGCACGGCGCTCACAACATCATCCCCGGCCTGGAGAATGCCCTCGAGGGCAAGCAGGCAGGCGACAAGCTCACCGTGGAGGTCAAGCCCGAGGAAGGCTATGGCCTGACCGACGAGGCGCTGATCCAGACGGTCCCGCGCGAGGCCTTCCAGGGCGTGGACGACATCCAGCCCGGCATGCGCTTCGAGGCCCAGTCCTCGCACGGCCCGCTGATGGTCACCGTGACCCGGGTGTCCGACGAGGGCGTGACCGTGGACGGCAACCACCCTCTGGCCGGCATGACCCTGACCTTCGACGTGGAGATCGTGGACGTGCGTGATGCCACCGAGGAGGAAAAGAGCCACGGCCACGTGCACGGTGCCGGCGGCCACGATCACTGA
- a CDS encoding transglutaminase TgpA family protein, with amino-acid sequence MIDPVPLPARALWLVTGLASLPHLPRLPTALLPLWALILAWAWWLGGHSTASGWIQRWLRLGLTALAGLGLLLTQGTLFGQQAGSSLLVLLAALKLTELQRPRDGLLVVFLGFFLVAADLLFDTGLAHTLYAGGVTLALVAVWIRFSGPLPLKDLLRRAAGMLAAALPVMLVLFLLFPRIPGPLWRLPGDAGRAVTGLSEEMTVGAISELARSEAVAFRVRFEGPMPPPVQRYWRGPVLELTDGRRWQAVGERVTLPALRPTGPVYHYRILPEPGPQRWLLALDRPLAAPDDATLSENLELRLAAGSRDGWFHRLQSQPDHPGPALTVAQRFRNLALPRSLSPRVRALARQWQRSARDPRDIIAAALRLFREQPFVYSLRPPPLDRAADPTDAFLFRTRTGFCEHFAAAFTLLMRAAGLPARVVTGYQGGEFNPVGGYLVVRQSDAHAWSEVWIEGEGWVRVDPTAAVAPERIEYRIDAATAGEGRAVGFLVAADGWLMRGWQTLGHFADSLAAGWDAWVLGYGPERQRALLARFGLEALSWSGLGRLLAITLGLALLVTSLWVLRRRPPADPLARLERRFQRRLAPLGLERGSAEGPLAQRQRILARRPDLAAEATAIIELLAAERYGPAPDPARLAVLRRLIADFRPRRRAPTPRPAA; translated from the coding sequence GTGATCGACCCGGTACCACTGCCGGCACGCGCCCTCTGGCTGGTCACTGGCCTGGCCAGCCTGCCCCACCTGCCCCGGCTGCCGACCGCCCTGTTGCCGCTGTGGGCGCTGATCCTGGCCTGGGCCTGGTGGCTGGGCGGCCACTCCACAGCGTCCGGGTGGATCCAGCGCTGGCTGCGGCTGGGCCTGACGGCGCTCGCCGGGCTGGGCCTGCTGCTGACCCAGGGCACCCTGTTCGGCCAGCAGGCGGGCAGCAGCCTGCTGGTGCTGCTGGCGGCACTGAAGCTCACCGAACTGCAGCGGCCGCGCGACGGCCTTCTGGTGGTGTTTCTGGGTTTCTTTCTGGTCGCCGCCGATCTGCTGTTCGACACCGGCCTGGCTCACACCCTCTATGCCGGCGGCGTGACCCTGGCCCTGGTTGCGGTCTGGATCCGGTTTTCGGGACCGTTGCCGCTGAAGGACCTTCTGCGCCGCGCCGCAGGCATGCTCGCGGCGGCGTTGCCGGTGATGCTGGTGCTGTTCCTGCTGTTTCCGCGCATCCCCGGTCCCCTGTGGCGTCTGCCCGGCGACGCCGGGCGCGCGGTGACGGGCCTGAGCGAGGAAATGACGGTGGGCGCCATCAGCGAACTGGCGCGGTCCGAGGCGGTCGCCTTCCGCGTCCGCTTCGAGGGACCGATGCCGCCACCCGTCCAGCGCTACTGGCGGGGGCCGGTGCTGGAGCTGACCGACGGCCGGCGCTGGCAGGCCGTGGGCGAGCGGGTGACCCTGCCGGCCCTGCGTCCCACCGGCCCGGTGTACCACTATCGCATCCTGCCGGAGCCCGGCCCCCAGCGCTGGCTGCTGGCACTGGACCGCCCGCTGGCGGCGCCGGACGACGCCACGCTGTCGGAGAACCTCGAACTCAGGCTGGCCGCGGGCAGCCGGGACGGCTGGTTCCATCGGCTGCAGTCCCAGCCGGATCACCCCGGGCCGGCGCTGACCGTGGCCCAGCGCTTCCGCAACCTGGCGCTGCCGCGCAGCCTGTCCCCGCGGGTGCGGGCGCTGGCGCGGCAATGGCAGCGCTCGGCACGCGATCCGCGCGACATCATCGCCGCGGCCCTGCGCCTGTTCCGCGAGCAGCCCTTCGTCTACAGCCTGCGACCGCCGCCGCTCGACCGTGCCGCCGATCCGACCGACGCCTTCCTGTTCCGCACCCGCACCGGGTTCTGCGAACACTTCGCCGCCGCCTTCACCCTGCTGATGCGCGCGGCCGGCCTGCCGGCGCGGGTGGTGACCGGCTACCAGGGTGGCGAATTCAATCCGGTCGGCGGCTATCTGGTGGTGCGGCAGTCGGATGCCCACGCCTGGTCCGAGGTCTGGATCGAAGGTGAGGGCTGGGTGCGGGTCGACCCGACCGCCGCAGTGGCGCCCGAGCGCATCGAGTACCGGATCGATGCGGCCACGGCAGGCGAGGGCCGCGCGGTGGGCTTCCTGGTGGCGGCGGACGGCTGGCTGATGCGTGGCTGGCAGACGCTCGGCCATTTCGCCGACAGCCTGGCCGCCGGCTGGGACGCCTGGGTATTGGGCTACGGGCCGGAGCGGCAGCGGGCGCTGCTGGCACGTTTCGGCCTGGAGGCGCTGTCATGGTCCGGGCTGGGCCGGCTGCTGGCAATCACACTGGGCCTGGCGCTGCTGGTCACCAGCCTGTGGGTGCTGCGGCGACGTCCGCCGGCCGATCCCCTGGCCCGACTGGAGCGGCGCTTCCAGCGACGCCTTGCGCCGCTGGGGCTGGAACGCGGGTCCGCCGAGGGTCCCCTGGCCCAGCGCCAGCGCATCCTCGCCCGGCGGCCCGATCTCGCCGCGGAGGCCACCGCCATCATCGAGCTGCTGGCCGCCGAGCGCTACGGACCGGCGCCGGACCCGGCCCGGCTGGCCGTACTGCGCCGCCTGATCGCAGACTTCCGGCCACGCCGCCGCGCCCCAACCCCACGGCCCGCGGCGTGA
- a CDS encoding DUF58 domain-containing protein, giving the protein MLSRPTLTTRPWTAFFDRRTPRSVGRQPLGIAGRSVFILPTRTGFGLAGFVLLLLATATNYGNSLVFLLAFALTGLGLVAMLETWRNLAGLRVRAGATRAAFAGEAAGYDLWLEAGERERWALRLAPDSGPAVSLVRVGRQPTQVQLERPAPRRGRQRLGRVRLESRFPLGLFRAWTWIDFDTEALVYPRPLGSGEPPAGSARRPSAEGDAGHGADDFRGYRNYHPGDPPRQIDWKAFARTDTLWTREFGGDGGEHCWLEWAATAGDTERRLSQLCRWVLDAEAAGLGYGLRLPDATLEPGRGPEQRSRCLRALALFGEDA; this is encoded by the coding sequence GTGTTGTCTCGACCAACCCTGACCACCCGACCCTGGACCGCCTTTTTCGATCGCCGTACCCCGCGCAGCGTCGGCCGCCAGCCGTTGGGAATCGCCGGGCGCAGCGTCTTCATCCTGCCCACCCGGACCGGTTTCGGTCTGGCCGGCTTCGTGCTGCTGCTGCTGGCCACGGCCACCAACTACGGCAACAGCCTGGTGTTCCTGCTCGCCTTCGCGCTCACCGGCCTGGGACTGGTGGCCATGCTCGAGACCTGGCGCAACCTGGCCGGACTGCGGGTACGGGCGGGCGCCACCCGCGCGGCCTTCGCCGGCGAAGCGGCCGGCTACGATCTCTGGCTGGAGGCCGGCGAGCGTGAGCGCTGGGCGCTGCGGCTCGCACCGGATTCCGGCCCGGCCGTGAGCCTCGTCCGGGTCGGGCGACAGCCGACGCAGGTACAGCTCGAGCGGCCGGCGCCTCGCCGCGGCCGGCAGCGGCTGGGTCGGGTTCGGCTGGAGAGCCGTTTCCCGCTGGGCCTGTTTCGCGCCTGGACCTGGATCGACTTCGACACCGAGGCGCTGGTCTACCCGCGCCCGCTGGGCAGCGGCGAACCGCCCGCGGGATCCGCGCGCCGGCCTTCCGCCGAGGGTGATGCCGGGCACGGCGCGGACGACTTTCGCGGCTATCGCAACTATCACCCCGGGGACCCGCCCCGGCAGATCGACTGGAAGGCCTTTGCCCGTACCGACACCCTCTGGACCCGGGAATTCGGCGGTGACGGCGGCGAGCACTGCTGGCTGGAATGGGCGGCCACGGCGGGCGATACAGAACGGCGCCTGAGCCAGCTCTGTCGCTGGGTGCTGGACGCGGAGGCGGCCGGACTCGGGTACGGCCTGCGCCTGCCGGACGCCACCCTGGAACCGGGGCGCGGCCCGGAACAGCGGTCACGCTGCCTGCGCGCCCTGGCCCTGTTCGGAGAAGATGCGTGA
- a CDS encoding AAA family ATPase — MHEGIQSVLADAGTVILGKDRALRLALACLLARGHLLIEDLPGVGKTTLAHLLARLLGLAYQRIQFTSDLLPADILGVAVFERDAGRFRFHPGPIFSQLVLADEINRATPKAQSALLEAMEERQVTVEGETRPLPEPFFVIATQNPIDQVGTFRLPESQLDRFLMRIRLDYPAEDAERALLLGSDRRELIERLPPRLDAEAVCRLQAEAAQVHVGPALAEYLLALLAESRSGHYRQGLSPRAGLALRNAARAWACIDGRDHVLPDDVQAVLPAVAGHRLVPVEPPGTGEDPLAPLLAVAIP; from the coding sequence ATGCATGAAGGCATCCAGTCGGTGCTGGCCGATGCCGGCACGGTGATTCTGGGCAAGGACCGCGCCCTGCGGCTGGCACTCGCCTGCCTGCTGGCGCGCGGCCACCTGCTGATCGAGGACCTGCCCGGCGTGGGCAAGACCACGCTGGCCCATCTGCTGGCGCGGCTGCTGGGCCTGGCCTATCAACGCATCCAGTTCACCAGCGACCTGCTGCCGGCGGACATCCTCGGCGTGGCGGTGTTCGAGCGCGATGCCGGCCGCTTCCGTTTTCATCCCGGCCCGATCTTCTCGCAGCTGGTGCTGGCCGACGAAATCAACCGCGCCACGCCCAAGGCCCAGAGCGCCCTGCTGGAGGCCATGGAGGAGCGCCAGGTGACGGTCGAGGGCGAAACCCGTCCCTTGCCCGAACCCTTCTTTGTCATCGCCACCCAGAACCCGATCGACCAGGTCGGCACCTTCCGCCTGCCCGAATCCCAGCTCGATCGCTTCCTGATGCGCATCCGCCTGGACTACCCCGCCGAGGATGCCGAGCGCGCGCTGTTGCTGGGCAGCGACCGCCGCGAGCTGATCGAGCGCCTGCCGCCACGGCTGGATGCGGAGGCGGTGTGCCGGCTGCAGGCGGAGGCCGCCCAGGTGCATGTCGGCCCGGCGCTGGCCGAGTACCTGCTGGCGCTGCTGGCCGAGTCGCGCAGTGGCCATTATCGCCAGGGGCTCTCCCCGCGGGCGGGGCTGGCCCTGCGCAACGCAGCGCGGGCCTGGGCCTGCATCGACGGCCGCGACCACGTCCTGCCCGACGATGTGCAGGCCGTGCTGCCCGCGGTCGCCGGCCATCGGCTGGTGCCGGTCGAGCCCCCGGGCACGGGCGAGGATCCGCTCGCGCCGCTGCTGGCCGTGGCCATCCCCTGA
- the mnmG gene encoding tRNA uridine-5-carboxymethylaminomethyl(34) synthesis enzyme MnmG, with the protein MQYQETFDVIVVGGGHAGTEAALAAARMGARTLLLTHNIDTLGQMSCNPAIGGIGKGHLVKEIDALGGLMARAIDRAGIQFRILNASKGPAVRATRAQADRQLYRQAVRGALEQAPNLTLFQQPVDDLILDGDRVAGVRTRMGLDFRAAAVVLTVGTFLGGRIHIGPSQHEGGRAGDPPANALARRLRELDLGVERLKTGTPPRIDGRSIDFSRLEPQHGDTPPPVFSFLGEAAEHPRQVPCHISRTNARTHDIIRAGLDRSPLFTGVIEGVGPRYCPSIEDKVVRFAERDSHQIFVEPEGLDTTEVYPNGISTSLPFDVQLALVRSIEGFGNAVITRPGYAIEYDYFDPRGLRHSLETRALQGLFFAGQINGTTGYEEAAAQGLLAGLNAALRVQGREPWWPRRDQAYLGVLVDDLVTRGTTEPYRMFTSRAEYRLLLREDNADLRLTPIGRELGLVDDRRWDAFAHKREAIEAERERLAALWLRPGTPAAEALAARTGQALTREQRALDLLRRPDIDYDALTALDGMGPAHPDPAVREQVGIQTRYAGYIDRQRDEIERQRRHEAQPLPDDFDYAQVRGLSAEVREKLAARRPATLGQAARIPGVTPAAISLLLVHLKKHRGAPRRRRA; encoded by the coding sequence ATGCAGTACCAGGAGACATTCGATGTGATCGTCGTGGGCGGCGGGCACGCGGGCACCGAGGCGGCGCTCGCGGCCGCGCGCATGGGCGCCCGTACCCTGCTGCTGACCCACAACATCGATACCCTGGGCCAGATGAGCTGTAACCCGGCCATCGGCGGCATCGGCAAGGGCCATCTGGTCAAGGAAATCGATGCCCTGGGCGGGCTGATGGCGCGCGCCATCGACCGCGCCGGCATCCAGTTCCGCATCCTCAATGCCTCCAAGGGGCCCGCGGTGCGCGCCACCCGTGCCCAGGCCGATCGCCAGCTCTACCGCCAGGCGGTGCGCGGGGCGCTTGAGCAGGCCCCGAACCTCACCCTGTTCCAGCAGCCGGTCGACGACCTGATCCTGGACGGCGACCGGGTCGCCGGCGTGCGTACCCGCATGGGGCTGGACTTCCGTGCCGCCGCCGTGGTGCTCACCGTCGGTACCTTCCTTGGCGGCCGCATCCACATCGGTCCCTCGCAGCACGAGGGTGGCCGCGCCGGCGATCCGCCGGCCAACGCGCTGGCCCGGCGGCTGCGGGAACTCGATCTCGGGGTGGAGCGGCTGAAGACCGGTACCCCGCCACGCATCGACGGGCGCAGCATCGATTTCAGCCGTCTCGAGCCCCAGCACGGCGACACGCCGCCGCCCGTGTTTTCCTTCCTGGGCGAGGCCGCCGAACACCCGCGCCAGGTGCCCTGTCACATCAGCCGCACCAATGCCCGCACCCACGACATCATCCGCGCCGGACTGGACCGCTCGCCGCTGTTCACCGGGGTCATCGAGGGCGTCGGGCCGCGCTACTGTCCTTCCATCGAGGACAAGGTGGTGCGTTTCGCCGAGCGCGATTCGCACCAGATCTTCGTCGAGCCCGAGGGCCTGGATACCACCGAGGTCTATCCCAACGGCATCTCCACCAGCCTGCCCTTCGACGTGCAACTGGCGCTGGTGCGTTCCATCGAGGGCTTCGGGAACGCCGTCATCACCCGCCCCGGTTATGCCATCGAGTACGACTACTTCGATCCGCGCGGCCTGCGCCATTCGCTGGAGACCCGCGCCCTCCAGGGGCTGTTCTTCGCCGGCCAGATCAACGGCACCACCGGCTACGAGGAGGCCGCGGCCCAGGGCCTGCTGGCCGGTCTCAATGCCGCGCTGCGGGTGCAGGGCCGCGAGCCCTGGTGGCCGCGCCGCGACCAGGCCTACCTGGGCGTGCTGGTCGACGATCTGGTGACCCGCGGCACCACCGAGCCCTACCGCATGTTCACCAGCCGGGCCGAGTACCGGCTGCTGCTGCGCGAGGACAATGCCGACCTGCGCCTGACCCCGATCGGGCGCGAGCTGGGGCTGGTCGACGACCGGCGCTGGGACGCCTTCGCCCACAAGCGCGAGGCCATCGAGGCCGAGCGCGAGCGGCTGGCAGCGCTCTGGCTGCGTCCCGGCACGCCGGCGGCCGAGGCCCTCGCCGCCCGCACCGGCCAGGCGCTGACCCGCGAGCAGCGCGCGCTCGATCTGCTGCGGCGCCCCGACATCGACTATGACGCCCTGACCGCGCTGGACGGCATGGGCCCGGCCCATCCCGACCCCGCGGTGCGCGAGCAGGTCGGCATCCAGACCCGCTATGCCGGCTACATCGACCGCCAGCGTGACGAGATCGAGCGCCAGCGCCGCCACGAGGCCCAGCCGCTTCCCGACGACTTCGACTATGCTCAGGTCAGGGGCCTGTCCGCCGAGGTGCGCGAGAAGCTCGCCGCGCGGCGCCCGGCAACGCTGGGGCAGGCGGCGCGCATACCCGGCGTGACCCCGGCGGCGATCTCCCTGCTGCTGGTCCATCTGAAGAAGCATCGCGGCGCGCCCCGGCGCCGGCGAGCCTGA
- the rsmG gene encoding 16S rRNA (guanine(527)-N(7))-methyltransferase RsmG, translating to MAVFARRIRKSSQVERGPGPEERLDRGLLALEVELPEGAREHLLALVRLLAKWNRVYNLTSVRKPADMVGRHLLDSLSVLPHLRGPRVLDIGTGAGLPGLVLAIARPDWQLVLLDASNKKLRFVRQAVAELTLDNVEVVHCRVEDYRPDEVFDSVVSRAYSSLEEMYQAGHRLCRPDGRIHAMKGVFPVAEMDALSRPGVVERVERLQVPGLDAERHLVIMRPEADAE from the coding sequence ATGGCGGTCTTTGCCAGGCGTATCCGCAAGTCATCCCAGGTCGAACGCGGCCCCGGTCCCGAGGAGCGCCTCGATCGGGGCCTGCTGGCGCTGGAAGTCGAGCTGCCCGAGGGCGCGCGCGAGCACCTGCTGGCGCTGGTGCGGCTGCTGGCCAAGTGGAACCGGGTCTACAACCTGACCTCGGTACGAAAGCCGGCCGACATGGTGGGCCGGCACCTGCTGGACAGCCTCAGCGTATTGCCGCATCTTCGGGGACCGCGGGTGCTCGACATCGGCACCGGGGCCGGTCTGCCCGGGCTGGTGCTCGCCATCGCCCGGCCCGACTGGCAACTGGTGCTGCTCGATGCCAGCAACAAGAAGCTGCGCTTCGTGCGCCAGGCGGTGGCCGAGCTGACGCTCGACAATGTCGAGGTGGTGCACTGCCGGGTGGAGGACTACCGGCCCGACGAGGTCTTCGACTCCGTGGTCAGCCGCGCCTATTCCTCGCTGGAGGAGATGTACCAGGCCGGCCACCGTCTGTGCCGGCCGGATGGCCGCATCCATGCCATGAAGGGCGTGTTTCCGGTGGCGGAAATGGATGCCCTGTCGCGGCCGGGTGTCGTCGAGCGGGTCGAGCGTCTGCAGGTTCCGGGGCTGGATGCCGAACGGCATCTGGTCATCATGCGTCCCGAGGCGGACGCCGAATAA